In one window of Pseudomonas sp. IAC-BECa141 DNA:
- a CDS encoding addiction module antidote protein encodes MQYQPASGRTRFDAAEFLKTPEEMAAYLNACFDEDAGDGVLIRAALNDIARAQGMTQVARDAGLGRESLYKALSSTGNPEFATIMKVMKALGLRLHAVAG; translated from the coding sequence TTGCAATATCAACCTGCCTCGGGACGCACTCGCTTCGACGCTGCAGAGTTTCTTAAAACACCCGAGGAAATGGCGGCTTACCTGAACGCTTGTTTTGACGAAGATGCTGGCGATGGCGTTCTTATCCGTGCAGCACTTAATGACATCGCCCGCGCCCAAGGCATGACCCAGGTTGCACGAGATGCAGGCTTGGGTCGCGAAAGCCTTTATAAAGCGCTGAGCAGCACTGGAAATCCGGAATTCGCGACTATCATGAAAGTCATGAAGGCACTGGGTTTGCGGTTGCATGCCGTAGCAGGCTGA
- a CDS encoding copper chaperone PCu(A)C, which produces MLNKFIVIAALLLPACFAHAHEYKAGELEIAHPWSQELPPNAPTVAAYFIIHNAGKTADRLLSVDSPIAPTAELHEHVMQGDLMKMQQVPNVAIPAGGNVTFAPMAYHVMLMNPTDRSLLTDGKRFPLTMHFEKAGDVTVEVAVQKKPPEATQAHAHAQ; this is translated from the coding sequence ATGTTGAACAAATTCATCGTCATCGCTGCGCTGTTGCTGCCGGCGTGCTTCGCCCATGCCCACGAATACAAGGCCGGCGAGCTGGAAATCGCCCACCCGTGGTCGCAGGAACTGCCGCCGAACGCGCCAACCGTTGCCGCGTATTTCATCATTCACAACGCCGGCAAGACGGCTGACCGCCTGCTCAGCGTCGACTCGCCGATCGCCCCGACGGCCGAACTGCACGAGCACGTGATGCAGGGCGATCTGATGAAGATGCAACAGGTGCCGAACGTGGCCATCCCGGCCGGCGGAAACGTGACCTTCGCGCCGATGGCCTATCACGTGATGCTGATGAATCCGACCGACCGCAGCCTGCTGACTGACGGCAAGCGCTTCCCGCTGACGATGCACTTCGAGAAGGCCGGTGACGTGACCGTCGAAGTTGCCGTGCAGAAGAAGCCGCCGGAAGCCACGCAAGCCCACGCGCACGCCCAGTAA
- a CDS encoding PepSY-associated TM helix domain-containing protein: MKQPKPNFYNLAWRWHFYAGLFVAPFMVMLALTGIIYLFKPQLDSLMYSSLLNVPAGHHTVPADDLLQKVKSAYPQGQVTQYLPPANAERSAQFVVANAGHELNVFVDPYHGDILGEQDARQNLQAIARAIHGELMIGTVGDRLIEMAAGWGVVLVVSGVFLWWPRGQAAGILWPRLSSRGRVLWRDLHAVTGFWGAALLLVMLLSGMTWTGFWGKQYAQVWNVFPAAMWDNVPTSDVEAGSLNNAARQTVPWAMENTPMPMSGDHAEHMAHGGMQHGPAAPTIRLQDVQNIAVERQVEPGYSITLPTTATGVFTIAVFADDPRNDATLHIDQYTGKVLADVRFEQYGAVARATEIGVMLHEGKMFGTFNQLIVLLICLMILLSAVSGVVIWWKRRPQGKFGVPPLRHDLPKWKTGVAIMLVLAVVFPLVGASLVVVWVLDRLLLSRLGRQAESASTSS, from the coding sequence ATGAAACAGCCCAAACCGAATTTCTACAACCTGGCCTGGCGTTGGCATTTTTATGCCGGATTGTTCGTCGCGCCATTCATGGTGATGCTGGCCCTGACCGGCATCATTTACCTGTTCAAGCCGCAGCTCGATTCGCTGATGTACAGCAGCCTGCTGAACGTCCCGGCCGGGCATCACACCGTGCCGGCCGACGACCTGCTGCAAAAGGTCAAAAGCGCTTATCCACAAGGCCAGGTCACCCAGTACCTGCCACCCGCGAACGCCGAGCGCAGCGCGCAGTTTGTCGTGGCCAATGCCGGCCATGAACTGAACGTATTCGTCGATCCGTACCACGGCGACATCCTCGGCGAGCAGGATGCCAGGCAGAACCTGCAAGCCATCGCCCGGGCGATTCACGGCGAACTGATGATCGGCACCGTCGGTGACCGACTGATCGAAATGGCCGCCGGCTGGGGCGTGGTGCTGGTGGTGTCCGGGGTTTTCCTGTGGTGGCCGCGCGGTCAGGCCGCGGGGATTCTGTGGCCGCGCCTGAGCAGTCGCGGCCGCGTGCTGTGGCGTGACCTGCACGCGGTCACCGGTTTCTGGGGCGCGGCATTGCTGCTGGTGATGCTGCTCAGCGGCATGACCTGGACCGGTTTCTGGGGCAAGCAGTACGCCCAGGTGTGGAACGTGTTCCCGGCGGCGATGTGGGACAACGTGCCGACCTCCGACGTCGAGGCCGGCAGCCTCAACAACGCCGCCCGCCAGACTGTGCCCTGGGCGATGGAAAACACTCCGATGCCGATGTCGGGCGACCACGCCGAACACATGGCCCACGGCGGCATGCAACACGGGCCGGCCGCGCCGACCATCCGCCTGCAGGACGTGCAGAACATCGCCGTTGAGCGCCAGGTCGAGCCGGGCTACAGCATTACCCTGCCGACCACCGCCACCGGCGTGTTCACCATCGCCGTGTTCGCAGACGATCCGCGCAACGACGCGACCCTGCACATCGATCAGTACACCGGCAAGGTCCTCGCCGACGTGCGTTTCGAGCAATACGGCGCTGTTGCCCGCGCTACCGAGATCGGCGTGATGCTCCATGAAGGCAAGATGTTTGGCACCTTCAACCAGCTCATCGTGCTGCTGATCTGCCTGATGATCCTGCTCAGTGCCGTCAGCGGCGTGGTGATCTGGTGGAAGCGCCGGCCACAGGGCAAGTTCGGCGTGCCGCCGCTGCGCCACGATCTGCCGAAGTGGAAAACCGGGGTGGCGATCATGCTGGTGCTGGCGGTGGTGTTTCCGCTGGTGGGCGCTTCGCTGGTGGTGGTGTGGGTGCTGGATCGACTGCTGCTGTCGCGTCTGGGCCGACAAGCTGAATCTGCCTCAACTTCATCATGA
- a CDS encoding ABC transporter substrate-binding protein — MTVRSLLCLALLLGTTHAFAEATPYPLTIHSCNREVTFKEAPRHAVSHDINMTQMMLALGLKSKMAGYSGVSGWKSVTPQMQSLLDGLPELAAKYPSVETLLNANVDFFFAGWDYGMRVGGDLTPQTLQPLGINVYELTESCAFVMKRPAATLDDTYNDLRNLGKIFDVQDRANALIADMQSQVADIRKDLPAEKPRVFLYDSGEDRAMTSGRLGMPQALIDAAGGRNVLDDVEASWTRVNWETVVERNPQVIVIVDYSEITAEQKIEFLLKNKALQSVDAIKNQRFIVIPYVQATPGIDNVLAVETLAKGFHGE, encoded by the coding sequence ATGACTGTGCGCTCCCTGCTTTGCCTCGCTCTGTTGCTGGGCACCACCCACGCCTTCGCCGAGGCCACCCCGTACCCGCTGACGATCCACAGCTGCAACCGCGAAGTGACCTTCAAGGAAGCGCCCAGACACGCGGTCAGCCACGACATCAATATGACCCAGATGATGCTCGCCCTCGGCCTCAAGTCGAAAATGGCCGGCTACAGCGGCGTGAGTGGCTGGAAGTCGGTGACACCGCAAATGCAGTCGCTGCTCGACGGGTTGCCGGAACTGGCAGCCAAGTACCCGTCGGTGGAAACCCTGCTCAACGCCAACGTCGATTTTTTCTTCGCCGGCTGGGATTACGGCATGCGCGTGGGTGGCGATCTCACGCCGCAGACCCTGCAACCGCTGGGCATCAACGTCTATGAGCTGACCGAATCCTGCGCCTTCGTGATGAAGCGACCGGCCGCCACGCTGGACGACACCTACAACGACCTGCGCAACCTCGGCAAAATCTTCGACGTGCAGGATCGCGCCAACGCGCTGATCGCCGATATGCAAAGTCAGGTTGCGGACATCCGCAAAGACCTGCCCGCCGAGAAACCGCGGGTGTTCCTGTACGACAGCGGCGAAGACCGCGCCATGACCTCCGGCCGCCTCGGCATGCCGCAAGCACTGATCGACGCCGCTGGCGGGCGCAACGTTCTCGATGACGTCGAAGCGAGCTGGACCCGGGTCAACTGGGAAACCGTGGTCGAGCGCAATCCGCAGGTGATCGTGATCGTCGACTACAGCGAAATCACCGCCGAGCAGAAGATTGAATTCCTGCTCAAGAACAAGGCGCTGCAATCGGTGGACGCGATCAAGAACCAGCGCTTCATCGTCATCCCTTACGTGCAGGCCACGCCGGGGATCGACAACGTGCTGGCGGTTGAAACCCTGGCCAAAGGGTTCCACGGCGAATGA
- a CDS encoding TonB-dependent copper receptor has product MSRFSAVPRPGSAPASFALNESRIRFRHATAVLCGVLLSPLVHADEHAGHADELSPTVITAIAPSSPLTIVTNPKDPRQPVPASDGGDYLKTIPGFALVRNGGTNGDPVLRGMFGSRLNILTNGSMMLGACPGRMDAPTSYISPETYDKLTVIKGPQTVLYGPGASAGTILFDREPESFGELGTRVNASVLAGSHGRFDKVVDAAAGGSLGYVRVIGNTAHSDDYRDGNNDIVASRYDKWNGDVAVGWTPDADTLIELTAGKGDGEARYAGRGMDGSQFLRESLGLRVEKSNITDVLEKLEAQVYYNYADHVMDNYTLRTPSGTGMMAGPMASNVDRRTLGARIKATWRWADIQLITGLDAQTNEHRQRSGMGIDTYKDQPFTKDADFHNYGVFSEMTWYAADRDRLITGARVDRASARDFRQTTGSGMMSRPNPTAGDTRADTLPSGFIRYEHDLADSPTTLYAGLGHAQRFPDYWELFSPKSGPAGSVNAFDSIKPEKTTQLDFGVNYKSAELEAWASGYIGQVRDYILFDYTPGMMGMSTSRAENIDARIMGGELGAAYKLTDNWKADATLAYAWGKNSSDGKALPQMPPLDARFGLTYSEDNWSAGALWRVVAAQNRIDRNKGNVVGKDYDKSSGFGVFSLNGAYRINKNWKVSTGVDNLFGKAYAEHLNLAGNAGFGYPANDPQAINEPGRTLWTKVDMSF; this is encoded by the coding sequence ATGTCCAGGTTTTCTGCTGTCCCACGCCCGGGTTCTGCCCCGGCGTCCTTTGCCCTGAACGAATCGCGCATTCGTTTCAGGCACGCTACCGCCGTCCTTTGCGGCGTCCTGCTGTCCCCGCTGGTCCATGCCGACGAACACGCCGGCCACGCTGACGAATTGAGCCCGACGGTGATCACCGCCATCGCCCCGAGCTCGCCGCTGACCATCGTCACCAACCCGAAAGACCCGCGCCAACCGGTGCCCGCCAGCGATGGCGGCGACTATCTGAAGACGATTCCCGGCTTCGCCCTGGTCCGCAACGGCGGTACCAACGGTGATCCGGTATTGCGCGGCATGTTCGGTTCGCGCCTGAACATTCTCACCAACGGCAGCATGATGCTCGGTGCCTGCCCCGGCCGGATGGACGCGCCGACCTCGTACATTTCACCCGAGACCTACGACAAGCTCACGGTGATCAAAGGCCCGCAAACCGTGCTCTACGGACCGGGCGCCTCGGCCGGCACGATCCTCTTCGACCGCGAGCCGGAAAGCTTCGGCGAACTCGGCACCCGCGTGAACGCCAGCGTACTGGCCGGCTCTCACGGACGCTTCGACAAAGTCGTCGATGCGGCAGCCGGCGGCTCGCTGGGCTATGTGCGGGTGATCGGCAACACCGCGCACTCCGACGATTACCGGGACGGCAACAACGACATCGTTGCCTCGCGCTATGACAAGTGGAACGGCGATGTAGCGGTGGGCTGGACCCCGGACGCCGACACCCTGATCGAACTGACCGCCGGCAAGGGCGACGGTGAAGCACGCTACGCCGGACGCGGCATGGACGGCTCGCAATTCCTGCGTGAAAGCCTCGGTCTGCGCGTCGAGAAATCCAACATCACCGACGTGCTGGAGAAGCTCGAAGCTCAGGTCTATTACAACTACGCCGACCACGTGATGGACAACTACACCCTGCGCACGCCGTCCGGCACCGGGATGATGGCAGGGCCCATGGCGTCCAACGTCGACCGCCGCACCCTCGGCGCGCGGATCAAGGCGACCTGGCGCTGGGCCGATATCCAGCTGATCACCGGCCTCGACGCGCAGACCAACGAACACCGTCAGCGCAGCGGCATGGGTATCGATACCTACAAGGATCAGCCGTTCACCAAGGACGCCGACTTCCACAACTACGGCGTGTTCAGCGAAATGACCTGGTACGCCGCCGACCGCGACCGGCTGATCACCGGCGCCCGGGTCGACCGCGCCTCGGCCAGGGATTTCCGGCAGACCACCGGCTCAGGAATGATGTCCCGGCCGAACCCGACCGCCGGCGATACCCGTGCCGACACCTTGCCGAGCGGCTTCATCCGTTACGAGCATGACCTCGCCGACAGCCCGACCACGCTCTACGCCGGTCTCGGCCACGCGCAACGGTTTCCGGATTACTGGGAGCTGTTTTCGCCCAAGTCCGGCCCGGCGGGTTCGGTCAATGCGTTCGATTCGATCAAGCCGGAAAAGACCACTCAGCTCGACTTCGGCGTGAACTACAAGAGTGCCGAACTCGAAGCCTGGGCCTCGGGCTACATCGGCCAGGTGCGCGACTACATCCTGTTCGACTACACCCCGGGGATGATGGGCATGAGCACTTCCCGCGCCGAGAACATCGACGCGCGGATCATGGGCGGTGAACTCGGTGCCGCTTACAAGCTCACCGACAACTGGAAAGCCGATGCGACCCTGGCCTACGCCTGGGGCAAGAACAGCAGCGACGGCAAGGCCCTGCCGCAGATGCCGCCGCTGGATGCCCGTTTCGGCCTGACCTACAGCGAAGATAACTGGAGCGCCGGCGCACTGTGGAGGGTGGTTGCCGCGCAAAACCGGATCGACCGGAACAAGGGCAACGTGGTCGGCAAGGATTACGACAAGAGTTCGGGCTTCGGCGTGTTCTCGCTCAACGGTGCCTACCGGATCAACAAGAACTGGAAGGTCAGTACCGGCGTCGACAACCTGTTCGGCAAGGCTTACGCCGAACACCTGAACCTGGCGGGCAACGCCGGGTTCGGCTACCCGGCCAACGACCCGCAAGCCATCAATGAACCGGGGCGCACGCTCTGGACCAAGGTGGACATGAGTTTCTAA
- a CDS encoding DUF2946 domain-containing protein: MNRHRLAFAWIACFAVLFNMLAMPLTGAMAQAAQTPAEQLLWSSFCTGSGTKMVAIDIGSLDQKAPQSGDSHSTMQHCWCCSGSAPVVALPGHSPQLYFAQYESNRSVAPALLQTPTPRQQWPSLNPRASPLV; encoded by the coding sequence ATGAACCGACACCGGCTCGCATTTGCCTGGATCGCCTGCTTTGCAGTGCTGTTCAACATGCTTGCCATGCCGTTGACGGGAGCGATGGCACAGGCGGCGCAGACGCCGGCCGAGCAGTTGCTGTGGAGCAGTTTCTGCACCGGCAGCGGGACGAAGATGGTGGCGATCGACATCGGTAGCCTTGATCAGAAAGCGCCGCAGAGCGGTGACAGTCATTCGACCATGCAGCATTGCTGGTGCTGTTCCGGATCGGCGCCGGTGGTGGCGTTGCCGGGGCATTCGCCGCAGCTGTATTTCGCCCAATATGAAAGCAATCGCAGCGTGGCGCCCGCCTTGCTGCAAACCCCGACACCGCGCCAGCAATGGCCGAGCCTCAATCCCCGCGCGTCCCCTCTGGTTTGA
- the urtA gene encoding urea ABC transporter substrate-binding protein, producing MKRRSLIKAFTLTASIAAMGMTWTVQAAETIKVGILHSLSGTMAISETSLKDMALMTIDEINAKGGVNGKMLEPVVVDPASNWPLFAEKGRQLLTQDKVAVVFGCWTSVSRKSVLPVFEELNGLLFYPVQYEGEEMSPNVFYTGAAPNQQAIPAVEYLMSEEGGSAKRFFLLGTDYVYPRTTNKILRSFLHSKGVADKDIEEVYTPFGHSDYQTIVANIKKFSAGGKTAVISTVNGDSNVPFYKELANQGLKATEVPVVAFSVGEEELRGIDTKPLVGNLAAWNYFESVENPVNKKFVDDWKAYAKKHNLPGADKAVTNDPMEATYVGIHMWAQAAEKAKSTDVDKVREALGGQTFAAPSGYTLTMDKTNHHLHKPVMIGEIQSDGQFNVVWQTEGPIRAQPWSPFIPGNDKKPDYAVKSN from the coding sequence ATGAAGCGTCGCAGTTTGATCAAGGCTTTCACACTCACGGCATCCATTGCCGCGATGGGCATGACCTGGACCGTACAGGCCGCCGAGACCATCAAGGTCGGAATTCTGCATTCGTTGTCCGGCACCATGGCGATCTCCGAAACGTCGCTCAAGGACATGGCGTTGATGACCATCGACGAGATCAACGCCAAGGGCGGGGTGAACGGCAAGATGCTGGAGCCGGTGGTGGTCGACCCGGCGTCGAACTGGCCGCTGTTCGCGGAAAAGGGTCGGCAGTTACTGACCCAGGACAAGGTCGCGGTGGTGTTCGGTTGCTGGACTTCGGTGTCGCGCAAATCGGTGCTGCCGGTGTTCGAAGAACTCAACGGCCTGCTGTTCTATCCGGTGCAATACGAAGGTGAAGAGATGTCGCCGAACGTGTTCTACACCGGCGCCGCGCCAAACCAGCAAGCGATCCCGGCGGTTGAATACCTGATGAGCGAAGAAGGCGGCAGCGCCAAGCGTTTCTTCCTGCTCGGCACCGACTATGTGTACCCGCGCACCACCAACAAGATCCTGCGTTCGTTCCTGCACTCCAAAGGCGTCGCTGATAAGGACATCGAAGAGGTCTACACCCCGTTCGGCCACAGCGACTATCAAACCATCGTCGCCAACATCAAAAAATTCTCGGCCGGCGGCAAGACCGCTGTGATCTCCACCGTCAACGGCGACTCCAACGTGCCGTTCTACAAAGAGCTGGCCAACCAGGGCCTGAAAGCCACCGAAGTACCGGTGGTGGCGTTCTCGGTGGGCGAAGAAGAACTGCGCGGCATCGACACCAAGCCGCTGGTGGGCAACCTCGCGGCGTGGAACTACTTCGAGTCGGTGGAGAACCCGGTGAACAAGAAGTTCGTCGATGACTGGAAAGCCTACGCGAAGAAACACAACCTGCCGGGCGCCGACAAAGCGGTGACCAACGACCCGATGGAAGCCACTTACGTCGGCATCCACATGTGGGCGCAGGCGGCCGAGAAAGCCAAATCCACTGACGTCGACAAGGTCCGCGAAGCCCTCGGCGGCCAGACCTTCGCCGCGCCGTCCGGCTACACCCTGACCATGGACAAGACCAATCACCACCTGCACAAACCGGTGATGATCGGCGAGATCCAGAGCGACGGTCAGTTCAACGTCGTGTGGCAGACCGAAGGGCCGATTCGTGCGCAGCCGTGGAGCCCGTTCATTCCGGGTAACGACAAGAAGCCGGATTATGCGGTGAAGAGCAACTGA
- the urtB gene encoding urea ABC transporter permease subunit UrtB, whose amino-acid sequence MPTALYRLILALALLLPMAAHAGDAEDFVAANPMQQAKLLEAWAAQPDPARVELINALQQGELTVDGQPKSLRLNNRLRGLIDTALASHQLLAADAKIRLSAAQQLQKSAKPAQLKFLDQQLAGEQDESVHAALSLALANLQLVDTDPAVRLAAVRLLGETGDPLARTRLEGLLEPGVETDANVRTAAETSLAQVKRKLLVGELLGQAFSGMSLGSILLLAALGLAITFGLLGVINMAHGEMLMLGAYSTYVVQLMLQRYAPQAIEFYPLIALPVAFFVTAAIGMALERTVIRHLYGRPLETLLATWGISLMLIQLVRLLFGAQNVEVANPAWLSGGIQVLPNLVLPYNRIVIIAFALFVVVLTWLLLNKTRLGLNVRAVTQNRNMAACCGVPTGRVDMLAFGLGSGIAGLGGVALSQIGNVGPDLGQSYIIDSFLVVVLGGVGQLAGSVFAAFGLGIANKILEPQIGAVLGKILILALIILFIQKRPQGLFALKGRVID is encoded by the coding sequence ATGCCCACTGCCCTTTACCGCTTGATCCTGGCCCTGGCACTTTTGCTGCCGATGGCCGCCCATGCCGGGGACGCCGAAGACTTCGTCGCCGCCAACCCGATGCAACAGGCCAAACTGCTGGAAGCCTGGGCCGCGCAGCCCGATCCGGCCCGTGTCGAACTGATCAACGCCCTGCAACAAGGCGAGCTGACCGTCGACGGCCAACCCAAGAGCCTGCGCCTGAACAACCGCCTGCGGGGTCTGATCGACACCGCACTGGCCAGCCACCAATTGCTCGCCGCCGACGCCAAAATCCGTCTGAGCGCCGCGCAGCAATTGCAGAAAAGCGCCAAACCGGCGCAGCTGAAATTCCTCGACCAGCAACTGGCTGGCGAACAAGACGAAAGCGTCCACGCCGCCCTGAGCCTGGCGCTGGCCAACCTGCAACTGGTCGACACCGACCCGGCGGTGCGCCTCGCGGCCGTGCGCCTGCTCGGTGAAACCGGCGATCCACTGGCCCGCACCCGCCTCGAAGGCTTGCTCGAACCCGGGGTCGAAACCGATGCCAATGTGCGCACCGCCGCCGAAACCAGCCTTGCCCAGGTCAAGCGCAAACTGCTGGTCGGCGAACTGCTCGGCCAAGCCTTCAGCGGCATGTCCCTCGGTTCGATTCTGCTGCTCGCGGCACTCGGTCTGGCGATTACCTTCGGCCTGCTCGGCGTGATCAACATGGCCCACGGCGAGATGCTGATGCTCGGCGCCTACTCGACCTATGTCGTGCAGTTGATGTTACAGCGCTACGCCCCGCAGGCCATCGAGTTCTATCCACTGATTGCGCTGCCCGTGGCGTTCTTCGTCACCGCCGCCATCGGCATGGCACTGGAGCGCACGGTGATCCGTCACCTCTACGGTCGCCCGCTGGAAACCTTGCTCGCGACCTGGGGCATCAGCCTGATGCTGATCCAGCTTGTCCGGTTGCTGTTCGGTGCGCAAAACGTTGAAGTGGCGAACCCGGCATGGCTGTCCGGCGGGATTCAGGTGCTGCCGAATCTGGTGCTGCCGTACAACCGCATCGTGATCATCGCCTTCGCATTGTTCGTCGTGGTGCTGACCTGGCTGCTGCTGAACAAGACCCGCCTCGGTCTGAACGTGCGCGCCGTCACCCAGAATCGCAACATGGCCGCCTGCTGCGGTGTGCCCACCGGGCGTGTCGACATGCTCGCCTTCGGCCTCGGCTCGGGCATTGCCGGGCTCGGTGGCGTTGCCCTGAGTCAGATCGGCAACGTCGGCCCGGATTTGGGCCAGAGCTACATCATCGACTCGTTCCTGGTGGTGGTGCTCGGCGGCGTCGGCCAACTGGCCGGCAGCGTGTTCGCCGCGTTCGGCCTGGGCATCGCCAACAAGATTCTCGAACCGCAGATCGGTGCGGTGCTCGGCAAGATCCTGATCCTCGCGCTGATCATTCTGTTCATCCAGAAACGTCCGCAAGGCCTCTTCGCACTGAAAGGACGGGTGATCGACTGA
- a CDS encoding ABC transporter ATP-binding protein: protein MTSLSLTDLAWSPLGHDHCHHQFQLRDASLHVAAGEFVGLIGPNGSGKTSLLRCAYRFSQPERGEVRLDHHNVWKQSSRWCAQRIAVVLQEFPDAFGLTVEEVVAMGRTPHKGLFDGDTLEDRQVATQALKSVGLDGFEDHAFATLSGGEKQRVILARALTQQPQLLILDEPTNHLDPRYQLELLQLVKRLQIGTLASIHDLNLAAAFCDRLYVINHGRIVASGTPQQVLTVDLLRDVFGVEALIDPHPLHGYPRITWITRP, encoded by the coding sequence ATGACCTCACTGTCCCTCACCGATCTCGCCTGGTCACCCTTGGGCCACGATCACTGCCATCACCAGTTCCAGCTGCGTGACGCCTCGTTGCACGTGGCCGCCGGTGAGTTTGTCGGGCTGATCGGGCCAAATGGCAGCGGCAAGACCAGCCTGTTGCGCTGCGCCTATCGCTTCAGTCAGCCGGAACGCGGTGAGGTCAGACTCGATCACCACAACGTCTGGAAGCAATCTTCACGCTGGTGCGCGCAACGCATCGCCGTGGTTCTGCAGGAATTCCCGGATGCCTTCGGCCTGACCGTCGAAGAAGTGGTTGCCATGGGCCGCACGCCGCACAAAGGCCTGTTCGACGGCGACACGCTGGAAGACCGCCAGGTCGCCACCCAGGCCCTCAAATCGGTGGGCCTCGATGGCTTCGAAGATCACGCCTTCGCCACGCTGTCCGGCGGCGAAAAACAACGGGTGATCCTGGCCCGCGCCCTGACCCAGCAACCGCAACTGCTGATCCTCGACGAGCCGACCAACCACCTCGACCCGCGCTATCAGCTGGAGCTTCTGCAACTGGTCAAGCGTTTGCAGATCGGCACGTTGGCGAGCATTCACGACCTGAACCTGGCCGCCGCGTTCTGCGACCGGTTGTATGTGATCAACCACGGTCGCATCGTCGCCAGCGGCACCCCGCAACAAGTCCTGACCGTCGACCTGCTGCGCGACGTGTTCGGCGTCGAAGCATTGATCGATCCACACCCCCTCCACGGCTACCCGCGAATCACCTGGATAACCCGACCATGA
- a CDS encoding DUF2946 domain-containing protein yields MRPLSARLSLQRRQTEHLTRGSWIALFAMLMIFIGPLISQSMPMDQHASTSMPMSMDMSMDMPGMDHSGHGAQPTAEHCPPQSSHHVLWEKCGYCSLLFNCPALTGGGSFATFSIPLVNTFTPPSPRLGHARQTFFPGARTRAPPVAA; encoded by the coding sequence ATGCGCCCCCTGAGCGCCAGGCTCTCCCTGCAACGTCGTCAGACTGAACACCTGACTCGCGGCAGCTGGATCGCCCTGTTCGCCATGTTGATGATCTTCATCGGCCCGCTGATTTCCCAGTCGATGCCGATGGATCAGCACGCCTCGACCTCCATGCCGATGAGCATGGACATGTCGATGGACATGCCGGGGATGGATCATTCCGGGCACGGTGCACAGCCCACCGCCGAACACTGTCCGCCACAATCCTCGCACCACGTGCTGTGGGAAAAATGCGGCTATTGCAGCCTGCTGTTCAATTGCCCGGCGCTGACTGGCGGCGGCAGCTTCGCCACTTTCAGCATTCCTCTCGTCAACACCTTCACCCCACCCTCCCCGCGTCTGGGCCATGCCCGGCAGACCTTCTTCCCCGGCGCCCGCACCCGCGCCCCGCCCGTCGCAGCGTAA
- a CDS encoding FecCD family ABC transporter permease yields MINRGYGWLLIALGAVLLVSCVVSLGFGPARVPVDVVWRILLHKLFGLGAPDWSAGQEHIVWLIRVPRMLLGALVGAGLALIGAVLQAVTRNPLADPHLLGVTSGATLGAVIVVLHVGEIVGLLTLPIAAFIGALLSMFLVLGIASRQGRLDSDRLLLCGVAVSFVMMAIANLLLFMGDHRASSAVMFWMLGGLGLARWELLAVPALSVLLGLILLIGMARPLNALMAGEQTAVTLGLNARAVRLRVFVIASLMTGVLVSISGSIGFVGLMVPHIARRLIGAEHRRLLPVCVLLGSVFLVWVDVAARTLIAPEDLPIGVATAALGGLFFIGLMRRR; encoded by the coding sequence ATGATCAATCGTGGTTACGGCTGGCTGCTGATTGCCCTCGGCGCGGTGCTGCTGGTGTCGTGCGTGGTGTCGCTGGGCTTCGGCCCGGCGCGGGTGCCGGTGGACGTGGTGTGGCGGATTCTGCTGCACAAGCTGTTCGGCCTCGGCGCGCCGGACTGGAGCGCTGGCCAGGAACACATCGTCTGGCTGATCCGCGTGCCGCGCATGCTGCTCGGTGCATTGGTCGGCGCCGGACTGGCGTTGATCGGCGCGGTGCTGCAAGCGGTGACGCGCAATCCGCTGGCCGATCCTCATCTGCTCGGCGTCACTTCCGGTGCCACGCTCGGTGCAGTGATCGTGGTGCTGCACGTCGGTGAAATCGTCGGCCTGCTGACTTTGCCGATCGCCGCGTTCATTGGCGCATTGTTGAGCATGTTTCTGGTGCTGGGCATCGCCAGCCGGCAGGGTCGGCTGGACAGTGATCGTCTGCTGCTGTGCGGCGTGGCGGTGTCGTTCGTGATGATGGCGATCGCCAATCTGCTGCTGTTCATGGGCGATCACCGGGCCAGTTCGGCAGTGATGTTCTGGATGCTCGGCGGCCTCGGTCTGGCACGCTGGGAATTGTTGGCCGTGCCGGCGCTGAGCGTGTTGCTCGGCCTGATTCTGCTGATCGGCATGGCCCGTCCGCTGAACGCCTTGATGGCCGGCGAACAGACCGCCGTCACCCTCGGCCTGAATGCCCGGGCGGTGCGTCTGCGGGTGTTCGTGATCGCTTCGCTGATGACCGGGGTGCTGGTATCGATCAGCGGCTCCATCGGTTTTGTCGGGCTGATGGTGCCGCACATTGCCCGGCGCCTGATCGGTGCCGAGCATCGGCGTCTGCTGCCGGTGTGCGTGTTGCTCGGCAGCGTTTTCCTCGTCTGGGTGGACGTCGCCGCACGCACACTGATTGCCCCGGAAGACCTGCCCATCGGCGTTGCCACCGCAGCCCTCGGCGGCCTGTTTTTCATCGGCCTGATGCGCCGCCGCTGA